In a single window of the Labeo rohita strain BAU-BD-2019 chromosome 23, IGBB_LRoh.1.0, whole genome shotgun sequence genome:
- the ankrd33aa gene encoding photoreceptor ankyrin repeat protein yields MAEVKVTVQEDPNLGSGPDEDASELSVSEDDSDSGSVLSDDSVLPDYEREDASGGSANTLYQACAKNNAAALHRVLERGVTRDEVMELDINGRNGLMVAVSKGFLDLVYGLNQCPFLDINHQDNDGNTALMIAAQAGYVIILTYILNFFSGVDMELRDNRGFTALLKAVMQGSDDCVASLLMAGADINVVDATRGKDIREWALKTGRFETLYRLRRLNTRPQAEQFCETYVPEWPDLKELVAKATATKSTGQKVAHRLKSTFTFSFPHDPQDNGIMDHMVRITTSIHSPLVVTGCRPLCPSSPPEIGKKRLAVPELMQMHPGKKLEEHVMRHSNGSISVASTSDSSVSLGSCCSDTERRGSVLSMASNGVRKFVPRSMARRNSVFPTGCVPQIKVTKSGDPTPKKEKKKKLTKGYLEPPIWKYKEAKEERKKEKKKEKADQEKTDKGAKKKSKK; encoded by the exons ATGGCTGAGGTTAAAGTCACGGTGCAGGAAGATCCAAATCTGGGCTCCGGTCCAGATGAGGATGCCTCTGAGTTGTCAGTTTCAGAGGATGATTCAGATTCTGGGAGTGTGCTGTCAGATGACTCCGTGCTCCCTGATTATGAACGGGAAGATGCCAGTGGAGGCTCTGCCAACACCTTGTACCAAGCCTGTGCCAAGAACAATGCGGCAGCCCTCCACAGAGTTCTGGAAAGGGGTGTTACAAGAGACGAAGTCATGGAACTAGACATAAATGGCAGG AACGGTCTGATGGTGGCAGTCTCAAAAGGCTTTCTGGATCTCGTGTATGGACTCAACCAGTGCCCATTTCTGGATATCAATCACCAGGATAATGATGGCAACACTGCACTCATGATCGCTGCACAGGCCG GTTACGTAATCATCCTCACCTACATCCTAAATTTCTTCAGCGGTGTGGACATGGAGCTCCGGGATAACCGAGGCTTCACCGCACTCCTCAAGGCAGTTATGCAAGGCAGCGATGACTGCGTGGCTTCACTGCTCATGgctg GAGCTGACATAAATGTTGTGGATGCCACAAGAGGGAAGGACATACGAGAATGGGCTCTGAAGACAGGTCGCTTTGAGACATTGTACAGACTTAGACGGCTGAACACCAGGCCTCAGGCTGAACAATTCTGTGAAACATACGTCCCAGAATGGCCAGATCTGAAGGAGCTTGTGGCCAAGGCCACAGCCACAAAAAGCACTGGACAGAAAGTCGCCCATCGCCTAAAGTCCACGTTCACCTTTAGTTTTCCACATGACCCCCAGGACAATGGCATCATGGACCATATGGTGCGCATAACCACAAGCATCCACAGTCCCTTGGTAGTCACCGGATGCCGCCCTCTGTGTCCATCGAGCCCGCCGGAGATTGGAAAGAAGCGCTTGGCTGTGCCTGAATTGATGCAGATGCACCCTGGGAAAAAGCTTGAGGAACATGTGATGCGACACAGCAATGGCTCCATCTCTGTGGCATCTACCTCTGATTCTTCTGTGTCGCTGGGTTCGTGCTGCTCCGATACAGAGCGGAGAGGCAGCGTGCTCTCCATGGCCTCCAATGGAGTCCGCAAGTTCGTCCCACGCAGCATGGCCCGCCGCAACAGCGTGTTCCCCACCGGCTGCGTCCCCCAAATCAAAGTGACCAAGTCTGGAGATCCAACACCcaagaaggagaagaagaagaagctaACGAAAGGTTACTTAGAGCCACCGATATGGAAGTACAAGGAGGCTAAAGAGGAgaggaaaaaagagaagaaaaaggaaaaagcaGATCAAGAGAAAACGGATAAAggagcaaagaaaaaaagtaaaaaatga